In Bordetella holmesii ATCC 51541, the following proteins share a genomic window:
- a CDS encoding HAMP domain protein, with translation MRILVIEDDPDILANVAHHLGARGYIVDCACDGQQGYALAAAHDFDLIVLDVMLPRVDGLQLCRRLRGEDGRVTPIIMVTARDTLDERLQGFDAGADDYLVKPFALSELAARVKAILQRAHPAAMARVLHVGDLRLQTDTLQLSRAGQALRLPRRRCSCCSCSCAPVPPWCRALGWKRRSGAIRRPIATACAPTFTRFGTRSTSPIPRPCCTRCMASAIAWRTKMATDSRLSRHLVLTYLCLSVAIGAVLSVLSWWTVVKLEEHLQRIDMGMAVERVRGDFLAGKEIGRADRFFHGEPGSAAFPEWLRGIPAGFHKLQQAGRIWHAMADDHGGTRYVLLRDYTEYEHSQVRSHWVTVAALAASLLAAFGLGALASRRFVRPLLTLAEQVGLRPELPPRTRLAQAYPPNEIGQLAQAFDETYNQLEQALERERLFTADVSHELRTPLMVISSSAEVLDDTPDLPRAVRVQTVRIRKAATEMQQHLQTHLMLARGASSAKGFAQASAQEVVEEECQRWLPGPRPWDYGCNAAAVRGRPCNGLRRCCMSWSPT, from the coding sequence ATGCGCATTCTCGTCATCGAAGACGACCCGGATATTCTCGCCAACGTCGCCCATCACCTCGGAGCGCGCGGGTATATCGTGGATTGCGCCTGCGACGGGCAGCAGGGCTACGCCCTGGCGGCGGCCCACGACTTCGACCTGATCGTGCTGGATGTGATGTTGCCCCGCGTCGATGGCCTGCAGCTATGCCGCCGCCTGCGTGGCGAGGACGGCCGCGTCACGCCCATCATCATGGTCACCGCCCGCGACACGCTGGACGAGCGCCTGCAGGGGTTTGACGCCGGCGCCGATGATTACCTGGTCAAACCGTTTGCCTTGAGTGAACTGGCCGCGCGCGTCAAGGCGATTCTGCAGCGTGCGCATCCTGCCGCCATGGCGCGGGTACTGCACGTGGGTGACCTGCGGCTGCAGACCGATACGCTGCAGCTGTCGCGTGCCGGACAGGCCTTGCGCCTGCCCCGGCGCCGCTGCAGTTGCTGCTCATGCTCATGCGCGCCAGTCCCGCCGTGGTGCCGCGCGCTAGGTTGGAAGAGGCGCTCTGGCGCGATTCGCCGCCCGATAGCGACAGCCTGCGCACCCACATTCACCAGATTCGGCACACGATCGACAAGCCCTATCCCAAGGCCTTGCTGCACACGGTGCATGGCATCGGCTATCGCCTGGCGGACGAAGATGGCAACTGACTCGCGTCTCTCGCGTCATCTGGTGCTGACCTATCTGTGCCTGAGTGTCGCCATCGGTGCCGTGCTCTCGGTCCTGTCATGGTGGACGGTGGTCAAGCTCGAGGAACACCTGCAGCGTATCGATATGGGCATGGCCGTCGAGCGCGTGCGCGGGGATTTTCTTGCGGGCAAGGAGATCGGCCGCGCCGACCGGTTTTTTCATGGCGAGCCGGGCAGCGCCGCATTTCCCGAATGGTTGCGCGGCATCCCGGCCGGTTTTCACAAGCTGCAGCAGGCCGGACGTATCTGGCATGCCATGGCCGACGACCACGGCGGCACGCGGTATGTTCTGCTGCGCGACTACACCGAGTATGAACACAGCCAGGTGCGTTCGCACTGGGTGACCGTTGCCGCGCTGGCGGCCAGCCTGCTGGCCGCGTTCGGACTGGGCGCGTTGGCCAGCCGGCGCTTCGTCAGGCCGCTGCTGACCTTGGCCGAGCAGGTGGGCCTGCGGCCGGAGTTGCCGCCCCGCACCCGGCTGGCCCAGGCCTACCCGCCCAACGAGATCGGCCAGCTGGCCCAGGCGTTCGATGAAACCTACAACCAGCTCGAGCAGGCCCTGGAGCGCGAGCGTCTGTTCACCGCCGACGTCAGCCATGAGTTGCGCACACCGCTCATGGTGATATCCAGCAGCGCCGAGGTGCTCGACGATACCCCCGATCTGCCGCGCGCGGTGCGCGTTCAGACCGTGCGCATCCGCAAGGCGGCCACAGAGATGCAGCAGCATCTGCAGACGCATTTGATGCTGGCGCGCGGCGCCTCGTCGGCCAAGGGGTTTGCGCAAGCCAGCGCTCAAGAGGTCGTTGAGGAAGAATGCCAGCGCTGGTTGCCCGGGCCGAGGCCCTGGGACTACGGTTGCAATGCCGCCGCAGTCCGGGGCAGACCATGCAATGGCCTGCGGCGTTGTTGCATGTCGTGGTCTCCAACCTGA
- a CDS encoding periplasmic binding family protein encodes MKSLRIAVVALAALLLPAAAQAREVTDLAGRQVHVPDHPTRILLGEGRFVFAMALLDRANPVQRVVGWQGELKAQDPQAWKQLLDRYPQAAAIPFIGKNSEASVSPERIVSLHPDLAIFGLSGHGPGPANPMIAALQHAGIPILFIDFRAKPLQNTIPSLRVLGQALGREHEAERYIDFAQQRRAAVQAVVDGVPAEQRPRVFVELLAGVWPACCHTTGAGGLGDMESAAGGRNIASERVPGAIGDVSLEYLIQQQPDVYIATGSRNEPGRPSIVAGPGVAPGVVNGSLQAVLSRDGIKDLNAVREQRAHGLWHAFYNSPYNIIAIEALAKWFYPASDLNPQASMDRLYRDFVSLDGQGSYWTR; translated from the coding sequence GTGAAGAGCCTGCGTATCGCAGTGGTTGCTCTGGCCGCCCTTCTGTTGCCCGCGGCGGCGCAGGCGCGCGAAGTGACTGACCTGGCTGGCCGTCAGGTGCACGTGCCTGACCACCCCACACGCATCCTGCTGGGCGAAGGCCGTTTTGTGTTCGCCATGGCATTGCTGGACCGCGCCAACCCGGTGCAGCGCGTCGTAGGCTGGCAAGGCGAGCTCAAAGCCCAGGATCCGCAGGCCTGGAAGCAATTGCTGGACCGCTATCCCCAAGCAGCCGCCATCCCCTTCATCGGCAAAAACTCCGAGGCCAGCGTCAGCCCCGAGCGCATTGTTTCCCTGCATCCAGACCTGGCCATCTTCGGCCTCAGTGGCCATGGCCCCGGCCCGGCCAATCCCATGATCGCCGCCCTCCAACACGCCGGCATTCCGATCCTGTTCATCGACTTCCGCGCCAAACCGCTGCAGAACACGATTCCCAGTCTGCGTGTGCTGGGGCAGGCACTGGGCCGCGAACACGAAGCCGAGCGCTACATCGACTTCGCCCAGCAGCGCCGCGCCGCCGTGCAGGCCGTCGTCGATGGCGTGCCCGCGGAGCAACGCCCTCGGGTCTTCGTCGAGTTGCTGGCCGGTGTCTGGCCCGCCTGCTGCCACACCACGGGCGCAGGCGGCCTGGGCGATATGGAGAGCGCGGCCGGTGGACGCAATATCGCCAGCGAACGCGTGCCTGGCGCCATCGGCGATGTGAGTCTGGAATATCTGATTCAGCAGCAACCCGACGTTTACATCGCCACTGGCAGCCGCAACGAGCCCGGTCGGCCAAGCATCGTTGCCGGACCCGGCGTGGCACCGGGCGTGGTCAACGGCAGCTTGCAGGCCGTCCTGTCCCGCGATGGCATCAAGGACCTCAACGCCGTGCGCGAGCAACGCGCTCACGGTCTGTGGCACGCCTTCTACAACTCGCCCTACAACATCATCGCCATCGAGGCGCTGGCCAAATGGTTCTATCCGGCAAGCGATCTGAATCCCCAGGCGTCCATGGATAGGCTGTATCGCGATTTCGTATCGCTCGACGGCCAGGGCAGCTACTGGACACGCTGA
- a CDS encoding putative ABC transporter permease domain protein, with the protein MHATIAHYQRTQTRRLALTLALALAILGALVLDMATGPSGLTWDTLIRTLLHPGQAGTAARVIVWDFRLPYALTAALVVNCQ; encoded by the coding sequence ATGCACGCCACCATCGCCCACTATCAGCGCACCCAGACACGCCGACTTGCCTTGACTCTGGCGCTGGCGCTGGCCATCCTGGGCGCACTCGTGCTGGACATGGCTACCGGCCCGTCCGGCTTGACCTGGGACACCCTGATACGCACGCTGCTGCACCCCGGGCAAGCCGGCACCGCGGCGCGGGTCATCGTCTGGGACTTCCGGCTGCCCTATGCCCTGACGGCCGCGCTAGTTGTGAACTGTCAATAG
- a CDS encoding helix-turn-helix family protein: MNTHKHARLTFLRRLEMVQQLIAHQVCVPEAARAYGVTAPTVRKWLGRFLAQGQAGLADASSRPTVSPRAIAPAKALAIVELRRKRLTQARIAQALGVSASTVSRVLARAGLSHLADLEPAEPVVRYEHQAPGDLLHIDIKKLGRIQRPGHRVTGNRRDTVEGAGWDFVFVAIDDHARVAFTDIHPDERFPSAVQFLKDAVAYYQRLGVTIQRLLTDNGSAFRSRAFAALCHELGIKHRFTRPYRPQTNGKAERFIQSALREWAYAHTYQNSQHRADAMKSWLHHYNWHRPHQGIGRAVPISRLNLDEYNLLTVHN; encoded by the coding sequence ATGAACACCCATAAGCATGCCCGATTGACCTTCCTACGTCGACTCGAAATGGTCCAGCAATTGATCGCCCATCAAGTTTGTGTGCCTGAAGCGGCCCGCGCCTATGGGGTCACCGCGCCGACTGTGCGCAAATGGCTGGGCCGCTTCCTGGCTCAGGGCCAGGCGGGCTTGGCCGATGCGTCCTCGCGCCCGACGGTCTCGCCCCGAGCGATTGCGCCGGCCAAGGCGCTGGCTATCGTGGAGCTGCGCCGCAAGCGGCTGACCCAAGCGCGCATCGCCCAGGCGCTGGGCGTGTCAGCCAGCACCGTCAGCCGCGTCCTGGCCCGCGCCGGTCTGTCGCACCTGGCCGACCTGGAGCCGGCCGAGCCGGTGGTGCGCTACGAGCATCAGGCCCCCGGCGATCTGCTGCACATCGACATCAAGAAGCTGGGACGTATCCAGCGCCCTGGCCACCGGGTCACGGGCAACCGACGCGATACCGTTGAGGGGGCCGGCTGGGACTTCGTCTTCGTGGCCATCGATGACCACGCCCGCGTGGCCTTCACCGACATCCACCCCGACGAGCGCTTCCCCAGCGCCGTCCAGTTCCTCAAGGACGCAGTGGCCTACTACCAGCGCCTGGGCGTGACCATCCAGCGCTTGCTCACCGACAATGGCTCGGCCTTTCGCAGCCGCGCCTTCGCCGCGCTGTGCCATGAGCTGGGCATCAAGCACCGCTTTACCCGACCTTACCGCCCACAGACCAATGGCAAGGCCGAACGCTTCATCCAGTCGGCCTTGCGTGAGTGGGCTTACGCTCACACCTACCAGAACTCCCAACACCGAGCCGATGCCATGAAATCCTGGCTACACCACTACAACTGGCATCGACCCCACCAAGGCATCGGGCGCGCTGTACCCATCTCCAGACTCAACCTGGACGAATACAACCTATTGACAGTTCACAACTAG
- a CDS encoding fecCD transport family protein, with amino-acid sequence MSAAAAFGAALAITLDWQLPVLPAALTVSVCAFAAALAVSFVGTVGFVGLVAPHIARVLAGEDHRFYLPASAMAGALIMSLASVASKTLLPGVLVPVGIVTALVGIPFFLTIVVRAMRRG; translated from the coding sequence GTGTCGGCGGCCGCCGCATTCGGCGCCGCCCTGGCCATCACGCTGGACTGGCAGTTGCCCGTTCTGCCTGCGGCGCTGACCGTCTCGGTGTGCGCCTTCGCGGCGGCGCTGGCCGTCTCCTTTGTGGGCACAGTGGGCTTTGTCGGGCTGGTGGCGCCGCACATCGCGCGTGTTCTGGCCGGGGAGGACCATCGCTTCTATCTGCCGGCCAGCGCGATGGCCGGCGCGCTAATCATGTCCCTGGCCTCGGTGGCCTCCAAAACGCTTCTACCCGGCGTGCTGGTGCCGGTCGGCATCGTGACCGCGCTGGTCGGCATCCCCTTTTTTCTCACCATCGTCGTGCGCGCCATGCGGCGTGGTTGA
- the azu gene encoding azurin, with translation MKALILGLTAICVSGAAHAGDACSIDVEGRPGKKFSPDHIVVPAQCEFFSVRLVHVGHNSKEKAGHNWVLTRSEDTDSVMLDGMRAGASTDWLAPGDARVVAKTPMLGGQETATVTFPVKRLAAGQSYTYYCSFPAHAEKMRGTLVLGH, from the coding sequence ATGAAAGCACTGATTCTCGGCCTAACGGCCATTTGCGTAAGCGGCGCCGCGCATGCCGGTGATGCGTGCAGCATCGACGTCGAAGGCCGCCCGGGCAAGAAGTTCTCGCCCGACCACATCGTCGTGCCCGCGCAGTGCGAGTTTTTCTCGGTGCGCCTGGTTCACGTGGGCCACAATAGCAAGGAGAAAGCCGGGCACAACTGGGTGCTCACGCGCAGCGAAGATACCGACAGCGTCATGCTCGACGGCATGCGTGCCGGAGCCTCGACCGATTGGCTGGCCCCCGGGGATGCTCGTGTCGTGGCCAAGACGCCCATGCTGGGCGGCCAGGAAACCGCCACGGTGACCTTCCCGGTCAAGCGCCTGGCCGCAGGCCAGTCCTATACCTATTACTGCTCGTTCCCGGCTCACGCCGAGAAAATGCGCGGCACGCTGGTGCTGGGCCACTGA
- a CDS encoding ABC transporter family protein, with translation MLCIQGLSARYGATTVLRDISAAELKPGSLNALLGPNGSGKSTLLRALAGLLAAQGRLTLDGQSLAAMPPARRRQCLAYMPQALPRAVRLSVFEAVLIACGQRRPADAPQRVAALLDRLGIASLADRSLDALSGGQLQLVALAQALLRRPRVLLLDEPLSALDLNFQFHVMDLLKRETRAHGLITLVVLHDLNIALRHADHALMLCAGEVIAEGRCEEVIRPEVLERAYGVRTTVQGQAKPYLYIEGLARVPL, from the coding sequence ATGCTGTGCATCCAGGGCTTGAGCGCGCGCTATGGTGCGACAACGGTGCTGCGTGACATCAGCGCCGCGGAACTGAAACCGGGTAGCCTGAACGCCCTGCTTGGCCCCAATGGCAGCGGCAAATCCACGCTGTTGCGCGCCCTTGCCGGCTTGCTTGCCGCTCAGGGTCGGCTGACCCTGGACGGGCAGAGCCTGGCAGCGATGCCGCCGGCCCGGCGCCGACAATGCCTGGCCTACATGCCTCAGGCCCTGCCTCGGGCGGTGCGGCTATCGGTCTTCGAAGCGGTGCTCATCGCCTGCGGGCAACGACGGCCAGCCGACGCACCGCAGCGCGTGGCAGCGCTGCTGGACCGCCTGGGCATCGCCTCGCTGGCAGACCGGTCGCTGGACGCGCTGTCGGGCGGCCAGTTGCAATTGGTGGCCCTGGCCCAGGCGCTGCTGCGCCGGCCCCGCGTGCTGTTGCTCGATGAGCCACTCTCCGCGCTGGACCTGAATTTCCAGTTTCATGTGATGGACCTGCTCAAGCGCGAGACCCGCGCCCATGGGCTCATCACTCTGGTCGTGCTGCACGATCTGAACATCGCATTGCGGCACGCCGATCACGCCTTGATGCTGTGCGCCGGCGAGGTGATTGCCGAAGGCAGGTGCGAGGAGGTCATCCGGCCCGAGGTGCTCGAGCGCGCCTACGGCGTGCGCACCACGGTCCAGGGACAAGCCAAGCCGTATCTCTACATCGAAGGCCTGGCTCGCGTGCCGCTCTGA
- a CDS encoding tripartite tricarboxylate transporter receptor family protein, producing the protein MKAIWLAAACMAFASTGASAQDYPTRAISMVVPYAPGGSTDGLARIVANAMGKNLGQTVVVENLGGGGTMIGNQKVTRAAPDGYTITFGNMGSLAIAPSLYPKSNFDPRRDMVGVGLVATVPMVLSVSKASGVKTLPEFVARLHEKPNTVNVGNAGSGSTSHIAAANFLHVTKSEGVQIPYRGAGSAISDLMAGTVDAVIDQTVTMIPLHEGGRVRALAVASPARLPQMPDVPTFAEAGVPAFDMSVWNGIAAPAGTPPEVVKRLESALAAALKDPAVRESLQKLAAAAPTKEQEGAAAFQALIARDVPRYEEFIRVANVTVN; encoded by the coding sequence ATGAAAGCAATCTGGTTGGCAGCGGCCTGCATGGCCTTCGCATCGACGGGCGCCAGCGCCCAGGACTATCCCACGCGCGCGATCTCCATGGTCGTGCCCTATGCTCCTGGCGGCTCTACGGATGGCCTGGCGCGTATCGTGGCCAATGCCATGGGCAAAAACCTGGGACAAACCGTCGTGGTGGAAAACCTCGGCGGTGGCGGCACGATGATCGGCAATCAGAAGGTCACGCGTGCGGCACCCGACGGCTACACCATCACCTTCGGGAATATGGGCTCGCTGGCGATTGCGCCGTCGCTCTATCCGAAGTCGAATTTCGACCCGCGCCGGGACATGGTGGGCGTAGGCCTGGTGGCCACCGTGCCCATGGTGCTGTCGGTGAGCAAGGCCAGCGGTGTCAAGACGCTGCCTGAGTTCGTGGCCCGCCTGCACGAAAAGCCCAATACGGTAAATGTGGGCAACGCGGGCTCGGGTTCGACCAGCCACATCGCCGCCGCCAACTTCCTGCATGTCACGAAAAGCGAAGGCGTGCAGATTCCTTATCGCGGCGCAGGGTCCGCGATTTCGGACCTGATGGCAGGCACGGTGGATGCGGTGATCGATCAGACGGTGACGATGATTCCCTTGCACGAAGGTGGACGGGTTCGCGCATTGGCCGTGGCCAGTCCTGCCCGTCTGCCGCAGATGCCCGATGTGCCGACGTTTGCCGAAGCGGGTGTGCCGGCGTTCGATATGAGCGTCTGGAACGGCATTGCCGCGCCCGCCGGAACGCCGCCGGAGGTGGTCAAGCGGCTGGAGTCGGCATTGGCCGCCGCATTGAAGGACCCTGCGGTGCGCGAGTCGCTGCAGAAACTCGCCGCGGCCGCACCCACCAAAGAGCAGGAGGGGGCAGCCGCCTTTCAGGCGCTGATTGCGCGCGACGTGCCGCGCTACGAGGAGTTTATCCGCGTGGCCAACGTCACGGTCAACTAA
- a CDS encoding NAD binding domain of 6-phosphogluconate dehydrogenase family protein, producing the protein MSAPRVGFIGVGSMGWPMAHQLHQAGFPLTVFDAAPGQAGRFAAEVGGQAAADCQTLARQSDIIVTMLPTSAIVEQVLSGADGVLAGLQPGTIIVEMSSGVPAHTQRLAALVGAAGGELVDAPVSGGVPRARTGELAIMFGGEAATLERVRTLLQTMGSSVVHTGTVGSAHAMKALNNLVSAGGFLIGVEAMLIGQQFGLDPDVIVDVLNASTGMNNSTQKKFKQFVLSRAFNSGFGLDLMVKDLGIALGMADDTGTPTPFAALCRQMWASAGKSLGQGQDHTAVARLSESLAGIELKPKA; encoded by the coding sequence ATGAGCGCGCCCCGCGTAGGTTTCATCGGGGTGGGCAGCATGGGCTGGCCCATGGCGCATCAATTGCACCAGGCCGGCTTTCCGCTGACGGTGTTCGACGCCGCGCCCGGGCAGGCGGGGCGCTTCGCGGCTGAAGTCGGTGGGCAGGCGGCGGCCGACTGCCAGACATTGGCTCGCCAGAGCGACATCATCGTCACCATGCTGCCGACCAGCGCCATCGTCGAGCAGGTCTTGAGCGGCGCCGATGGGGTGCTGGCCGGCCTGCAGCCAGGCACGATCATCGTGGAGATGAGCTCCGGCGTGCCGGCGCATACGCAGAGGCTGGCCGCCCTGGTGGGCGCCGCCGGCGGGGAGCTGGTCGATGCGCCTGTCTCCGGGGGCGTGCCGCGCGCCCGCACGGGTGAGTTGGCCATCATGTTCGGTGGCGAGGCCGCTACCCTCGAGCGCGTGCGCACGCTGTTGCAGACGATGGGTAGCTCCGTCGTGCACACGGGTACGGTCGGCAGTGCCCACGCGATGAAGGCGCTGAACAATCTCGTCTCGGCGGGCGGGTTTCTGATCGGTGTCGAAGCCATGCTGATCGGACAGCAGTTCGGCCTGGATCCGGACGTCATCGTGGATGTACTCAATGCGTCTACGGGCATGAACAACTCGACGCAGAAGAAGTTCAAGCAATTCGTCCTTTCGCGCGCCTTTAATTCCGGCTTTGGTCTGGATCTCATGGTCAAAGACCTCGGCATTGCCCTGGGCATGGCCGATGACACCGGCACGCCCACGCCTTTTGCGGCCTTGTGCCGCCAGATGTGGGCCTCGGCGGGCAAGTCGCTGGGCCAGGGGCAGGATCACACCGCGGTGGCGCGGTTGTCCGAGAGCCTGGCCGGCATCGAGCTCAAGCCAAAAGCCTGA
- a CDS encoding carboxymuconolactone decarboxylase family protein translates to MADKQNPVQELFDQGLELRREVLGTEYVDGSLARANDFMMAFQRITTEWCWGYAWGRPGLEKKTRSMLNLAMLTALNRPAEIKLHVKGALNNGVSAEEIKEILLHATVYCGIPAGLDAFKVANQVLEEEGAFKAQQA, encoded by the coding sequence ATGGCAGACAAGCAAAACCCCGTACAGGAACTTTTTGATCAAGGCCTGGAGCTGCGCCGCGAGGTGCTGGGCACGGAGTACGTTGACGGTTCGCTGGCGCGCGCCAATGATTTCATGATGGCATTCCAGCGCATCACCACCGAATGGTGCTGGGGCTATGCCTGGGGCCGTCCCGGCCTGGAGAAGAAGACGCGCAGCATGCTGAACCTGGCCATGCTGACGGCACTGAACCGCCCCGCCGAGATCAAACTGCACGTCAAGGGCGCGCTCAACAACGGCGTCAGCGCCGAAGAGATCAAAGAAATCCTCCTGCACGCCACGGTGTATTGCGGTATTCCGGCAGGATTGGACGCCTTCAAGGTGGCCAATCAAGTGCTCGAAGAAGAGGGCGCTTTCAAGGCGCAACAAGCATGA
- a CDS encoding bacterial regulatory s, gntR family protein translates to MARSSDTVFEKPSTLRSRVEEYLRTAIMQGRLKGGDKLREHELCEQLNISRPTLREALRTLEAERLITIEPHRGPTVVRITAKAARDLYALRALLEGYAAHEFARLASDDDLERLRLSVAALREQADKGDRVGLLAAKREFYDVLLAGCDNDLVSDMLPGLLSRINLLRASSFGSPQRLPQSLTEIDRIFACIQARDPAGAQAAAHDHIVNAERTALEVLQRQDQDAGDGAADLRATTPRGHASAAR, encoded by the coding sequence ATGGCCCGCTCGTCCGATACCGTTTTCGAAAAGCCAAGCACGTTGCGCTCGCGCGTCGAGGAATATCTGCGCACGGCCATCATGCAGGGGCGGCTCAAAGGCGGCGACAAGCTGCGTGAGCATGAACTGTGCGAGCAACTAAACATCAGCCGCCCTACCTTGCGCGAGGCCTTGCGCACCTTGGAAGCCGAGCGGCTGATCACCATCGAGCCACACCGCGGCCCGACCGTGGTGCGCATTACCGCCAAGGCCGCGCGCGACCTGTATGCCTTGCGCGCCCTGCTGGAGGGCTATGCCGCGCATGAGTTCGCACGCCTGGCCAGCGACGACGATCTGGAGCGTTTACGCCTGTCGGTAGCCGCGTTGCGCGAGCAAGCGGACAAGGGCGATCGGGTCGGCCTGCTGGCTGCCAAACGCGAGTTCTATGACGTTTTGCTGGCCGGCTGTGACAACGATCTGGTCAGCGATATGTTGCCGGGGCTGCTGTCACGCATCAATCTGCTGCGCGCCAGCTCGTTTGGCAGCCCCCAACGCCTGCCTCAGAGCCTGACGGAAATCGACCGCATCTTCGCCTGCATCCAGGCGCGCGACCCCGCAGGGGCACAGGCGGCGGCACACGACCACATCGTCAATGCCGAGCGCACCGCACTGGAAGTGCTGCAGCGGCAGGACCAGGACGCCGGAGACGGCGCGGCGGACCTTCGCGCGACGACACCGCGCGGCCATGCAAGCGCCGCCAGATAG
- a CDS encoding putative FMN-binding domain protein has translation MYIPAHFNHEDRAALNALMREFPLGVLITGGRSGLDANHIPFELDETAGASGVLTAHVARANPVWQDVADGDEVLVVFRAEQGYISPSWYPSKHEAHQQVPTWNYRVVHARGRITIMDDERFVRGVIARLTRRHEAGEPRPWKMTDSAPDFAEGMLRAMVGIQIEITALEGKFKLSQNKEVRDIEGAAQALIERGSPGLGQRMQACADSKARAD, from the coding sequence ATGTATATCCCTGCCCATTTCAACCATGAGGATCGCGCCGCACTCAACGCCCTGATGCGGGAGTTTCCGCTCGGCGTGTTGATCACCGGAGGCCGCTCGGGGCTCGACGCCAACCACATCCCTTTCGAACTGGATGAGACGGCCGGCGCTTCGGGGGTGCTGACCGCCCATGTGGCGCGCGCCAATCCGGTGTGGCAGGACGTGGCCGACGGCGACGAGGTGCTGGTAGTGTTCCGGGCCGAGCAGGGCTATATCTCGCCGAGCTGGTACCCCAGCAAACATGAAGCGCATCAACAGGTCCCCACGTGGAACTACCGCGTGGTGCATGCGCGCGGGCGCATTACGATCATGGATGACGAGCGCTTCGTGCGCGGCGTCATCGCACGATTGACGCGCAGGCACGAGGCCGGCGAGCCCCGCCCCTGGAAAATGACCGACAGCGCCCCGGACTTCGCCGAAGGCATGCTGCGCGCCATGGTGGGTATTCAGATCGAGATCACCGCGCTCGAAGGCAAGTTCAAACTGAGCCAGAACAAAGAGGTACGCGATATCGAGGGCGCGGCGCAGGCCCTGATCGAGCGCGGCTCCCCTGGACTGGGCCAGCGGATGCAGGCCTGTGCCGATAGCAAGGCGCGCGCTGACTAG
- a CDS encoding binding--dependent transport system inner membrane component family protein, with the protein MGLSIFPVVYFAVSRSMAASGGRLAQVARVCGAGPYRAFLRVSLPLALPAIAASLLLSFTLAIEEYGVPAALGGQAGVSVLTTAIERRLADWPIDLSGAALLSLVLVALALTAYCVQRAVLRGRGFDTTSGKPVPLAHAELGPWRGPVVAVFAAVAVLAAVVPLASMAASALQRTISGGLSPHNLTLANFAEIVGDAQGYESLLTSLLLAASAALLTGSLGFVAAWLVAGKHVRGAAWIDALALLPAALPGVVVGVGLILAWNQPFWPLTPYGTWAILLLSYSCLLLPYPMRYAGAALTQLGPSLEAAARVHGASVLRALWRITLPLTAPSVIAAMMMVFAVASRELVTSLLLAPAGMSTVSVYVWRQFEQGSVGAGMAMACVAVLISLTLMLAGLRLQARGDTR; encoded by the coding sequence ATGGGTCTGAGCATCTTCCCCGTGGTGTACTTTGCCGTCTCGCGCAGCATGGCTGCCAGTGGCGGGCGCCTGGCCCAAGTCGCGCGCGTATGCGGCGCGGGTCCTTATCGCGCCTTTTTGCGCGTGTCGTTACCGCTGGCCTTGCCGGCCATCGCCGCCAGCCTGTTGCTGTCGTTCACCTTGGCGATCGAAGAGTATGGCGTGCCGGCCGCGCTCGGCGGCCAGGCCGGGGTGTCCGTGTTGACCACGGCCATCGAGCGGCGGCTGGCGGATTGGCCCATCGACCTGTCAGGAGCCGCATTGTTGTCGTTGGTGCTGGTGGCGTTGGCGCTGACCGCTTATTGCGTGCAGCGTGCCGTGCTGCGTGGACGCGGTTTTGACACCACCAGCGGCAAGCCGGTGCCGCTTGCCCACGCCGAGTTGGGACCATGGCGTGGACCGGTTGTCGCGGTGTTCGCGGCCGTGGCGGTGCTTGCGGCGGTCGTGCCCCTGGCCAGCATGGCCGCCAGCGCGTTGCAACGTACGATCTCGGGTGGGCTCAGCCCGCATAACCTGACCTTGGCCAACTTCGCGGAAATCGTCGGTGACGCGCAGGGATACGAGTCCTTGCTGACCAGCCTGCTGTTGGCTGCCAGTGCGGCCTTGTTGACGGGCTCGCTGGGCTTCGTGGCGGCCTGGCTGGTGGCCGGCAAACACGTTCGCGGCGCAGCCTGGATCGATGCGCTGGCACTGTTGCCGGCGGCGCTACCCGGGGTGGTGGTGGGAGTGGGTTTGATTCTGGCCTGGAATCAGCCCTTCTGGCCGCTCACGCCCTATGGCACCTGGGCCATTCTGTTGCTGTCGTATTCCTGCCTGCTCTTGCCCTATCCCATGCGCTATGCCGGCGCGGCGCTCACTCAGCTTGGCCCCAGCCTGGAGGCCGCCGCGCGTGTGCACGGCGCCAGCGTGTTGCGCGCGCTCTGGCGCATCACGCTGCCACTGACCGCGCCGAGCGTCATCGCGGCGATGATGATGGTGTTCGCGGTGGCTTCGCGTGAACTGGTCACCTCGTTGCTGCTGGCGCCAGCGGGGATGTCGACCGTCTCGGTCTATGTCTGGCGGCAGTTCGAGCAAGGGTCGGTGGGGGCCGGCATGGCCATGGCCTGCGTGGCCGTCCTCATCAGCCTGACACTGATGCTGGCCGGCCTGCGCCTGCAGGCCCGGGGCGACACTCGCTGA